GCCGGCCGCCTCGCGGCGGGCGAAGAGGCCGGCGCGAGCCGCCTGACCGTGGGCGATGAGGCGATCGCCCGTGCCGTGCACGCGGCCATGGCCGACGACATCGTCCAGGCTCTCCCGCACGGGCTCGGCTCCCTCATCGCCGCCCAGGGCCGCAACCTCTCGGGCGGGCAGCGGCAGCGCCTGCGGCTGGCCCGCGCGCTGCTCGCCGACCCGGAGGTCCTGCTGGCCGCCGAGCCCACCTCGGCCCTGGACGCCCACACGGAGGCCACGGTGGCGGAGCGGCTGCGCGCCGCCCGTGTGGGTCGCACCACGGCCGTCGCCACCACCTCACCGCTCGTCCTGGACCGGGCCGACCTCGTGCACTACCTGGTGGACGGCGTGGTGGCGGCCTCGGGCTCCCACCACGACCTGCTGCGCGACCAGCCCGGCTACCGCGCGCTCGTCTCACGCGGTTCGGCCGACGACGACGATCAGGCGGCCCCGACCGGCGGCGACGAACACGGAGACGACGACCATCCCGGCCGGCGAGTCGACGCCGGCGCCCAGGAGCGCCGATGACCTCCCCCGGCTCCGCCCGGCTGCCCATCGCCGCCCCCGCGCTGACCCGCCGCGCCGCCCTGCGCCTGATCCGCCTGGACGCCCGCGCCTTCACCGGCATGCTCGCGCTCAACGCCCTGGCCGCAGCCGCCGGCCTGGCCGCGCCGTGGCTGCTGGGCCGCATCATCGACGAGGTCAAGGCCGGCGCCAGCCTGACCACCGTGGACCGGCTGGCCCTGGCCATCCTGGTCTGCGCGGTGGCCCAGCTCGTCCTGTTCCGGTACGCGAGCTACGTCGGCCACCGCTTCGGCGAGCGCACGCTGGCCCGGATCAGGGAGCAGTTCACCGAGCGGGCGCTGGCGTTGCCGTCGTCGGCGGCCGAGCGGGCGGGCACGGGCGACCTGACCACGCGGGGCACGACCGACGTGGCCGCCGTCGGGGTCATGCTCCGGGACGCGGGGCCTGACGTGGCGATCGCGGCCGTGCGGGCGCTGTTCGTGCTGGTCGCCGTCTTCGTGCTGGATCCGCTGCTGGGCGCGTGCGGGCTGCTGAGCCTGGTGGGCATCTGGTTCGCCTCCCGGTGGTACCTGCGCCGGGCGATGACGGCGTACCTGGACGAGGGTGCCGCGAACTCGGCGCTCGCCGAGGAGCTGGCCTCGACCACCGGCGGCGCCCGCACGATGCAGGCCCTGCGCCTGGAGCGGCGGCGCCTCGACGCCTGCCATCACGCCATCGAGGAGTGCCGCCGCACCCGGCTGCGGACGTTGTCGCTGCGCAGCGTGCTCTTCCCGGCGGTGGACGTCTCGCACGTGCTGCCCGTCACCGCCGTGCTGCTGCTCGGCGGCGCGCTGCTGATGCGCGAGCCCGCCGCGGTGACGCTGGGCACGGTGGTGACCGCGGCGCTCTACCTGACCCAGCTGTCGGAGCCGCTCAACACCATCCTGGAGCAGCTCGAACGCCTGCAGAGCAGCACCGCCTCCTTCGCCCGCGTGGAGGGCCTGGCCCTGACCTCGAAGCCCGCCGGGGACTCCCCCGTGCCGGCCGACGACCGCATCGAGGTGTCCGGGGTGCGCTTCGCCTACGACGGCGGCCCCGACGTCCTGCACGGGGTCGATCTGCTCGTCCGCCCCGGCGAGCGCCTGGCGATCGTCGGCCCGTCGGGCGCGGGCAAGACCACGCTCGGCCGGCTGCTGGCGGGCATGGACGCGCCGAAGGCGGGCTCCGTCACGGTGGGCGGCGTCCCGGTGGCCGACCTGGGCCCGGCCGAGCTGCGCGAGCGCGTCGTCCTCGTCACCCAGGAGCACCACGTCTTCCTCGGCACCATCCGCGAGAACCTGCGCATCGCCGCCCCCTCGGCCACCGACGACGAGCTGCGCGCGGCCCTGGCGGCCGTGGGCGCGGACTGGGTGGGCGACCTGGCCGGCGGCCTGGACACCGACCTCGGCCACGGCGCCCACCGCCCGGACGGCGCCCAGGCCCAGCAACTGGCGCTGGCCCGCGTGGTGCTGGCCGACCCGCACACGCTGATCCTCGACGAGGCCACCGCGCTGCTGGACCCGCGCACGGCCCGCCACACGGAGCGCGCGCTGGCCGCCGTGCTCCAGGGCCGCACGGTCATCGCGATCGCGCACCGGCTGCAGACCGCGCACGACGCGGACCGGGTGGCGGTGATGCAGGACGGGCGGCTGACGGAGCTGGGCACGCATGACGAGCTGGTCGCGGCGGGCGGCACGTACGCGGCGCTCTGGCACTCCTGGCACGGCCGCTGACCCCGGCGATCCGGAGGTTAAGGACTGAAAAATATCTTCGCAAAGATCTCGCCTGCGAAGGAAAATGTTGAGACGCTGAACTGCACGACGCGCCCCCCAGCCCCGAGGAGTGGTCCATGCGCAGACTACTGGCGATCTCCCTGGTCGCCGTACTCCCGTTAAGCAATATCAGCGCAGCTCACGCCCAGCAGCCCGCCGACCGGCAGCAGGCGTTCGCCGCCGCCGCAGCGGAGTTCCAGGTGCCGGAGAGCGTGCTGCTCGGCGTCTCCTACCTGGAGTCCCGCTGGGACGCCCACGCCGGGCAGCCCTCCAGCGACGCCGGGTTCGGGCCCATGCACCTGACCGACGCCGCCGCGTACACCGGAGGCAACCACCACGACGAGGGCGAGGAGGACGCCCGCGGCGACGACAGCCGTCCCCTGCCCGCGCCCGCCGAGCAGCCCGCCCCCGCCGACCTCCCCGCCTCGTTGCGCACCATGGAGCGCGCCGCGGCGCTGACCGGCGAGAGCCACGAGCGGCTGCGCACCGACGACGCCGCCAACATCCGCGGCGGCGCGGCACTGCTGGCCGACTACCAGAAGGCGCTCGGCGCGCCGCTCAGCGACGACCCCGGCGAGTGGTACGGCGCCGTCGCCCGCTACTCGGGCGCCGAGGAGGCCGGAGCGGCCAAGTTCTTCGCCGACGAGGTCTTCTCGGTCATCGAGCAGGGCGTCACCCGGACGACCGACGACGGCGAGCAGGTCGCGCTCAGGGCCGTACCCGGTCTGGAGAAGATCGAGAAGTGGCTGGAGAAGCTCGGCCTGCGCCCGACGCGCCCCGACGGGGTGGAGTGCCCCGCCTCGGTCTCCTGCGAGTGGATCCCGGCCGCCTACCAGGAGCTGCCGGACGACGACTACGGCCACTACGACCTGGCGAACCGCCCGTTCAGCCAGAAGGTGGACTACATCATCATCCACGACATGGAGGGATATTTCCTGCCCTCCATCCGCCTCAACCAGGACCCGAACTACGGCGCGAGCTGGCACTACTCCCTCCGCTCCAGCGACGGCCACATCGCCCAGCACATCAAGACCAAGGACGTCGGCTGGCAGGCCGGCAACTGGTACATCAACGCCAAGTCCATCGGCCTCGAACACGAGGGCTTCCTGGCCGAGGGCGGCACCTGGTACACCGAGGCGATGTACCGGTCGAGCGCCCGCCTGGTCCGCTACCTGGCTCTCAAGCACGCCGTGCCGCTGGACCGGGCGCACATCCTGGGCCACGACAACGTCCCCGGCACCCTGCCGACGACCGTGCGCGGCATGCACGAGGACCCGGGGCCGTTCTGGGACTGGGCGCACTACTTCCAGCTCATGGGCGCCCCGCTGCACGGCTTCGGCAGCCCCAGGTCGGGCTCCGTCATGATCAAGCCGGACTTCGCCACGAACAAGCCGTACTTCTACGGCTGCGACCGCAAGAACCCCTCGGCCGCCTGCCCGCCGCTGCCCGCGAGCACCGTGTGGCTGCGCACCGAGCCGCGCGCGGACGCGCCGCTGGTCAAGGACATAGGCAAGCACCCGACCGGTGAGTCCCTCTACAGCGTGTACGACCACAGCGCCCGCGCCACCACCGGCCAGCGCTTCGCCGTGGCCGAGCGCCAGGGCGACTGGACGGCCATCTGGTACCTGGGACAGAAGGCCTGGTTCCACAACCCGGCGAGCGCGCCGACGGCGGTGCCCTCGATGGGGCTCGTGGTGACGCCGAAGCCGGGCAAGGCGACGGTGCCGGTGTACGGCAGGGCCTACCCGGAGCAGGAGGCCTATCCGGAGGGCATCCCGTACCAGGCGGTGACGCCGCTGCAGTACACGTTCTCGGCCGGCGAGAAGTACACGCTCGCGGGACCGGCCGCGACCGAATACTACCGCGCGGTCACCTTCGACCTGGAGGACCACAAGGTGGTCCGCGGTAAGACGAAGTACCTGGAGATCCAGTTCGGCCACCGCGTGATGTTCGTCAAGGCTGACGACGTGCAGGTGACGTTCTCCGGGTGAACTCCTTGACGGCCCGCCTGGTGCTCGCCAGCGCCTCCTGAGAGGAGTCGAACGTGCGCTGGGCGACGCCGACGAACACGCAGTCGACCACGAGGAGCTGGCTGATCCGGCTGGCCAGGGCGCCGGGACGGAACTCCGTCTCGCGCCCGGCCGAGATCAGCACGTGCTCGGCCAGCTCCGCGATGGTCGAGCGCGGGTTGTTGGTGATCGCCACCGTGGTGGCCCCGGCCTCCTTGGCCCGGCTCAGCGGCTCGATCACGTCGGGGGTCTCGCCGGAGGTGCTGATGCCGATGGCGACGTCACCCTCGCGCAGCAGCACCGCGCTGGTCAGCGCCAGGTGGGCGTCCTGGAAGGCGTGGCTGGACAGGCCGATGCGCAGCAGCTTCTGCGCGACGTCCTCGGCGACCAGGCCGGAGGCGCCGACCCCGAAGGCGTCGATCCGCCGGGCGCCGACGATGGCGTCCACGACCAGGCCGAGCCGCTCGGAGGTGAGCTGGGCGACGGTGTCGTTGATCGCCTCGGACTCGGCCCGCGCGACCTTCTGGATGACCTCCGACAGGGGATCGTCGGGGGCCAGGTCGCCGGGCACCAGCCGGTCGGGCTGCGCGGCGGCGGCCGCCAGCGCCAGCCTGAGCTGGGGATACCCGGCGAAACCGAGCAGCCTCGCGGTCCGCACGATCGTGGCCTCGCTGGTGCCCGAGGCGGCGGAGAGCTCCGTGATGGTGCTCCTGGCGACCGTCGCGGGGTCCTCCAGGATGAGACGGGCGACGGTCTGGGCGGCAGGCGTCAGGGACGGCAGTACACCGCGGACCGTGGCCACCAGAGTGTCAGCCCGCAGGCCGCTGTCGTCCACCATGCCGATTATGCCGCCTTTTCCGCCCTTACTCCGAACCACTTCAAGATCAAGAGCTTTTGGGGAACCCCCACGGGCAGAGCGCCGTCATGCGTGTCGGAGACCCGCCGCGCTCGCCGTAGCTCACGCGCCGGGTCCCGCCGTCCGGCCGTGACCCTAGCGCAGGGTTCCGTTGGTCATGCCCGCCGGCTCCTCCGGCACGGCGATCAGGCCGAGCTCGGAAGGGGTCGCGAGCAGCGGGTGCGACGGCACCACGCGCACCGTGTAGCCGAAGGCGCCCGTGCGGTCGAGCGGCACCGTGCCCGTGTAATGGGCCCGCCCGTCGTCGTCCACCGACCGTACGGTCAGCTTCGTGTACGACGGGTGCACCAGCTCGTCGTGCGGCCCCACCTTCCCGTACGCCGCCTCCACCAGCACGTCGTCGGGCTCCAGGTCACCGAGCGCGATCGTGGCGTGCAGCTCGATGGCCGCGCCGACCTCGGGGGTGTCACCCACGCCCGCGGCCTCCGCGTGCTCGACCCGCACCCCGGGCCAGGCCCTGGTCACCCGCACCCGCCAGGCGGCGAACGCCTTGGCGGGGGCGTAGCTGTCGGCGCTCAGCGCGCGGGCCGAGGCCGCGGCCGGGTTGTACAGGTCCACGACGTAGTCGCGGAGCATGCGGCCCGCCAGCACCTTCGGCCCGAGCGAGGTGAGCGTGTGCTTGACCATCTCCATCCAGCGCCGCGGCAGGCCGTCGAGCGCCCGGTCGTAGAAGCGGTCGGACACCTCGTGCTCGATCAGGTCGTACAGGGCGGCGGCCTCCAGCTCGTCGCGCCGGTCGGGGTCGCTGACGCCGTCGGCGGTGGGGATGGCCCAGCCGTTGGTGCCGTCGTACCACTCGTCCCACCAGCCGTCGCGGATCGACAGGTTGAGCCCGCCGTTCAGCGCGGACTTCATGCCGGACGTGCCGGACGCCTCCAGCGGGCGCAGCGGGTTGTTCAGCCACACGTCGCAGCCCTGGACCATGAGCTGCCCGAGCGCCATGTCGTAGTCGGGCAGGAACACGATCCGGTGCCGCACGTCGGCGCGGTCGGCGAACTTGACGATCTGCTGGATCAGCTTCTTGCCACCCTCGTCGGCCGGGTGCGCCTTGCCCGCGATGACGATCTGCACCGGCTTGTCGGGGTCGAGCAGCAGCTCGGTCAGCCGTTCGGGGTCGCGCAGCATGAGCGTGAGCCGCTTGTACGACGGCACCCGCCTGGCGAACCCGATGGTCAGCACGCCCGGGTCGAGCGCGTCGTCGATCCACCCCAGCTCGGCGTCGGAGGCCCCGCGCTCGCGCCACGACCTGCGCAGCCGCTCCCTGGCCCCCTCGACCAGCCGCCGGCGCAGCACGCCGCGGATCTCCCAGATGTCGGTGTCGGAGATCTTCTGGATGGCCTCCCAGCCGCGGGCCCGCTCCAGCAGCGAGGGCACCTCGCGGCCGGCCAGCTCCATCAGCTCCCTGCCGACCCAGGTGGGCGCGTGCACGCCGTTGGTGATCGAGCCGATCGGCACCTCGTCGAGGTCGAAGCCCGGCCAAAGATTCTTGAACATCTCACGGCTGACCTCGCCGTGCAGCTGGGACACGCCGTTGACCCGCTGGGCCAGCCGCATGCCCATGACGGCCATGTTGAACCGGCCGGGGTCGGACTCGGCGCCCAGCGCGAGGATGCGCTCCACCGGCACCGTCGGCCAGGCGTTGGCGCCGCCGAAGTGCCGCTCGATCATGTCGATGGGGAAGCGGTCGATGCCCGCGGGGACGGGCGTGTGCGTGGTGAACACGGTGCCCGCGCGCACGGCCTCCAGCGCCTCGTCGAACGACATCCGGGCCTCGGTCAGCTCGCGGATGCGTTCGAGGCCGAGGAAGCCGGCGTGCCCCTCGTTGGTGTGGAAGACCTCGGGCTCGGCATGGCCGGTGATCTTGCAGTAGGCCCGGATCGCGCGCACGCCGCCGACGCCGAGCAGCAGCTCCTGCATGAGCCGGTGGTCGGTGCCGCCGCCGTAGAGGCGGTCGGTGACGTCGCGCGCGGCGGCGTCGTTGTCGGCCACGTCGGAGTCGAGCAGCAGCAGCGGGACCCGCCCGACCTGCGCCACCCACACCTGCGCGTGCAGCACGCGCTCGTCGGGCAGAGCCAGGCGGATCTTGACGGGCGTGCCCTCGGCGTCCTTGAGCAGGCTCAGCGGCAGCCCACCGGCGTCGAGCGACGGATAGTGCTCCAGCTGCCAGCCCTCCGGCGACAACGACTGGGTGAAGTAGCCGTGGCGGTAGAGGAGGCCGACCGCGAGGATCGGCACGCCGAGGTCGCTGGCCGCCTTGAGGTGGTCTCCCGCGAGGATGCCGAGGCCGCCGGAGTACTGCGGCAGCGCGGCGGCGATGCCGAACTCGGGCGAGAAGTAGGCGATGGCCCGTGCGGCCTCGGGCAGGGTCTGGTACCAGCGCGGCGAGGTGATGTACTCGCGCAGGTCGTCGGCGGCGTCGGCGAGGCGGCGCAGGAAGCGGCGGTCGGCCGCCAGCTCGCTCAGCCTGGCCGGTGTGACGGCGCCGAGCAGCGCGACGGGATCGTGCCCGACCTGTTCCCACAGATCGGCGTCCACCTCGGCGAAAAGGTCCATCGTCTCCGGGTGCCAGGACCATCGGAGATTGTGGACGAGCTCGCCGAGGGCGGCCAGCTCCGCGGGTAGGACGGTGCGGACGGTAAACCGGCGGATAGCTCTCACGTTTCTGCACCCTACGGGCTAGGAGGGACCTCTGAGTCCTTCACCCTCATGAAGGCCGTTCAAACCCCTTCCGGGAACAAGCATGAAGAGGGACTATTGGGGCAACTTTCCAGGTTGTTGGGCTCTCCCGTACACACCGACGGGAGGTCTATCCGCTGCTGTCCACAATTTACATGCAAGGATCGTTCCTGCCAGGGAAGCCTCCGGCGGCACCGGGAGTGCCGCCGCAAACTCTCGAATGCGATGATCGGACGAATTCCCATCACGGACATCTCCCCCGTCGTCGACTGCGGGCAGTGGCCCGCCAAAGCGGTCGCCGGCGAGACCTTCCAGGTCTCGGCGACCGTGTTCAGAGAGGGCCATGACGCGGTGGCGTCAGGCGTGGTGCTCACCGCGCCCGACGGCCGGCGAGGCCGCCTGAAACCCATGCGCGAACTCGCCCCCGGCACCGACCGGTGGGGCGTGGACGTGTGCCTGCCCGCCGAGGGTGACTGGCTGTTCCGCGTGGAGGCGTGGAGCGACCCGATCAGCACCTGGCTGCATGACGCCGAGATCAAGATCCCGCGCGGCATGGACGTCGATCTCATGTGCGAGGAGGGCGCGCGGCTGTTCGAGCGTGCCGCCAAGGCCGTGCGCGCCGCCGACTGCCCCAACGGCACGCCGGCGGCCGGCAGTAACACTTCGCCGCAGAGTGGTCCTGCCGGGCAGAGCGGCGCCCGCAAGCAGAACGGCAACGGCGACACCGCCTGCGGCCACCGCGCGGCCCTGCTGTCGATCTCGGCCACGCTGCGTGACGAGAACCTCGACCCGCGGGCCCGGCTGTCGATCGCCCAGCTGCCCGAGACGGCCGCGCTGCTTGAGGCCCACCCGCTCCGCGAGCTGGTGACCAGGTCGAAGTCCCACAAGATCAGGGTGGACCGGCGCCGGGCGCTCTACGGCTCCTGGTACGAGTTCTTCCCCCGGTCCGAGGGCGCGGTGGTCAGCGAGCGCGGGGTCTCGAAGTCGGGCACGTTCCAGACGGCCGCCAAGCGGCTGCCCGCCATCGCCAAGATGGGCTTCGACGTCGTCTACCTGCCGCCCATCCACCCGATCGGCACCACGTTCCGCAAGGGACGCAACAACACGCTCAGCCCCGAGCCCGACGAGCCGGGCTCGCCGTGGGCCATCGGGTCGGAGGACGGCGGCCACGACGCCATCCACCCGGAGCTGGGCACCATCGAGGACTTCGAGGCATTCGTCGGCCGGGCCAGGGAGCTCGGCATGGAGGTCGCGCTCGACTTCGCCCTGCAGTGCTCCCCCGACCACCCGTGGGTCAAGGAGCACCCCGAGTGGTTCACGGTCAGGGCGGACGGGTCCATCGCGTACGCGGAGAACCCGCCGAAGAAGTACCAGGACATCTACCCGATCAACTTCGACAAGGACCCGGAGGGCATCTACACCGAGGTCAAGCGGGTGCTGCGGCACTGGATGGACCACGGGGTGCGCATCTTCCGGGTCGACAACCCGCACACCAAGCCGGTGGCCTTCTGGGAGCGGCTGCTGGCCGACATCCACCGCACCGATCCGGACGTGCTCTTCCTGGCGGAGGCGTTCACCCGGCCGGCGATGATGCGCACCCTCGCCAAGACCGGCTATCACCAGTCATATACGTATTACACCTGGAAGAACTCGAAGCCCGATGTGGAGACCTATCTGACCGAGCTCGCCCACGAGACCTCCTGCTACCTGCGGCCGAACCTGTTCGTCAACACGCCGGACATCCTGCACGAGTTCCTGCAGCACGGCGGCGTGCCCGCGTTCAAGATCAGGGCCGTCCTGGCGGCGCTCGCCTCGCCCACCTGGGGCGTCTATTCAGGGTACGAACTCACGGAAAATGTCCCGGTACGCCCGGGCAGCGAGGAATACCTGGATAGTGAGAAATATCAATACAAACCGCGCGACTGGGCTGCGGCTGAACGTGAGGGGCGGAGCCTGGCTCCCTTCATCACGCATCTGAATTTGTTCCGAAGAGCGCATCCGGCGCTTCAGGAATTGCGTAATCTACGGTTCCACAGGGTCGACCAGGCGGACATCGTCTGCTTCTCCAAACGACTCCCGGGCGCCTATGACACGGCCACACGAAGGCACGGGCTGGGCGACGTCGTTCTGGCGGTCATCAACCTTGATCCGCACCACACCCACGAGGCAACGGTCGATCTTGACCTGCCCGCTCTCGGCCTCGACTGGAACGCAGAGTTCGTCGTGGACGACGAGCTGTCGGGCGAGTCGTACCGCTGGCGGCAGAGCAACTACGTGCGCCTCGACCCTCACATCCAGCCTGCCCATATTCTCACCGTACGAGCCGCGCCACGGTAGAAACTGAATTCAGCGGGGAGTCTTCAACGTGTGTGACAGCGCCTCCCTCATGAGCCTCCTGCGAGGCGGCTCATGAGCTCCACACCCATTCCCAACACCTTTGACGAGGAAAAGCCACGCGATCCTTACTGGTACAAGCGCGCGGTTTTCTACGAGGTCCTGATCCGCGGGTTCGCCGATTCCAACGGCGACGGGACCGGTGACGTCAGAGGGCTCATCAGCAAGCTCGACTACCTGCAATGGCTGGGTGTCGACTGTCTCTGGCTGCTGCCCCTGTACGAGTCGCCGCTGCGTGACGGCGGCTACGACATCGCGGACTTCATGAAGATCCTTCCCGAGTTCGGCGATCTCGGAGATTTCGTGAAATTGGTGGACGAGGCCCACAAACGCGGCATGCGCGTCATCGCCGACCTCGTCATGAACCACACCAGCGACGCCCACCCGTGGTTCCAGGCCTCCCGGCACGACCCGGAGGGCCCGTTCGGCGACTTCTACGTCTGGTCGTCCACCGATGAGAAGTACCAGGACGCCCGGATCATCTTCATCGACACCGAGACCTCCAACTGGACCTACGACCCGGTCCGCGGCCAGTACTACTGGCACCGCTTCTTCCACCACCAGCCGGACCTCAACTACGAGAACCCGGATGTGCAGGAGGCGATGCTGGAGGTCCTGCGGTTCTGGCTGGACCTCGGCATCGACGGGTTCCGGCTGGACGCGGTGCCGTACCTCTTCGAGGAGGAGGGCACCAACTGCGAGAACCTGCCCAGGACGCACGAGTACCTCAAGGCCATCAGGGCCGAGGTGGACCGGCTCTACCCCGACCGGGTGCTGCTGGCCGAGGCGAACCAGTGGCCCTCGGACGTCGTGGAGTACTTCGGCGACCCGGTCGGCGGCGGCGACGAGTGCCACATGGCCTTCCACTTCCCGCTGATGCCGCGCATCTTCATGGCCGTACGCAGGGAGTCGCGCTACCCCATCTCCGAGATCCTCGCGCAGACCCCGAAGATCCCCGAGCACTGCCAGTGGGGCATCTTCCTGCGCAACCACGACGAGCTGACGCTCGAGATGGTCACGGACGAAGAGCGCGACTACATGTACACCGAGTACGCCAAGGACCCCCGCATGCGGGCCAACGTCGGCATCCGCCGCCGCCTGGCGCCCCTGCTGGAGAACGACCGCAACCAGATCGAGCTGTTCACCGCCCTGCTCCTGTCGCTGCCCGGCTCCCCCGTGCTCTACTACGGCGACGAGATCGGCATGGGCGACAACATCTGGCTCGGCGACCGCGACGGCGTGCGCACCCCCATGCAGTGGGACCCCGACCGCAACGCGGGCTTCTCCGACTGCGACCCCGGCCGGCTCTACCTGCCGGTGATCATGGACCCCATCTACGGCTACCAGGCGATCAACGTCGAGGCCCAGCAGAAGAACGCGGGCTCGCTGCTGCACTGGACCCGCCGCATGATCGAGATCCGCAAGCGGCACCCCGTCTTCGGGCTGGGCGGCTACGCGGAGCTGAACTCCTCCAACCCCAGCGTGCTCGCGTTCGTCAGGGAGCTGGGCGACGACCGGATGCTGTGCGTGAACAACCTGTCACGCTTCCCGCAGCCGGTCGAGCTCGACCTGCGGAGGTTTGTCGGCGTCTCCCCCGTGGAAACCATGGGAGGCGTACCATTCCCGGCAATTGGCGAACTTCCGTATCTTTTGACGCTTCCCGGGCATGGGTTCTATTGGTTCACACTCCCGCCGGCCATCACCCAGGAGGAGTAAGCCGTGCTTGACGAGCTCCTTGCCGCATGGATCAGCCGCCAACGTTGGTTCGGCGGCAAGGGGCGCCCGATCGACGAACTGTCGATCGACTCGGACGTCGAGCTGACACCCGGGCTGCGGCACCTGATCGTCGCCGTCTGGCAGGAGGGCTCGCGCGACCGCTACCAGGTCCTGCTGGGCGAGCGCGACACGCTGCCCGACCGGCTCAACCACGCCCTCATCGGCACCATCGGCGACCGCCACCTCTACGACGCCGTGCACGACTGCGAGCGCACCCGCTGGCTGCTCGACGGCATGGCCCACGACGAGACCCGCAGCGGCCTGCGCATGCGGCACGTGCCCGGCGTCACCATCGACACCTCCCCGCGCAGCCTGGTGCTCGGCGCGGAGCAGTCCAACACCTCGCTGGTGTACGGGGACGCCTACATCTGCAAGCTCTTCCGCCGGCTCATCCCCGGCCTGAACCCCGAGCTGGAGATCATCACCGCCCTGGCCGCCAGGGACGCGCCGCACATCGCGCAGCCGTACGGGTGGATCGAGACCGACCTCGACGGCACCGGCACCACGCTCGCGATCATGCAGGAGTTCCTGACGCCGGCCAACGACGGCTGGGACCTCGCCCTGGCCAGCGTGCGCGACCTGTACGCCTCGCTGCCCGAGCTGCCGGCGGCGGAGGCGGGCGGCGACTTCGCGGCCGAGGCGCTGCGGCTGGGCGCCGCCACCGCCCGCGTGCACCACGAGCTGGCCGCCGCCTTCCCCACGGGGGTGGTGGAGACCCACGAGATCAAGCGCATGGCCGAGGGCTTCAGGCGGCGGCTCGGCCGGGCCGTGGCCGAGGTGCCCGAGCTGCGCGAGCATGTGAGCGCCATCGAGGAGGCCTACCACCAGGTGGAACTGCTCACCAACGAGGTGCCTGTGCAACGCGTTCACGGTGACTACCACCTCGGGCAGGTGATGCGCACGCCCACGGACTGGATCATCCTCGACTTCGAGGGTGAGCCCGGGCAGCCGCTGGCCGAGCGGCGGGC
The nucleotide sequence above comes from Nonomuraea gerenzanensis. Encoded proteins:
- a CDS encoding ABC transporter ATP-binding protein — encoded protein: MTSPGSARLPIAAPALTRRAALRLIRLDARAFTGMLALNALAAAAGLAAPWLLGRIIDEVKAGASLTTVDRLALAILVCAVAQLVLFRYASYVGHRFGERTLARIREQFTERALALPSSAAERAGTGDLTTRGTTDVAAVGVMLRDAGPDVAIAAVRALFVLVAVFVLDPLLGACGLLSLVGIWFASRWYLRRAMTAYLDEGAANSALAEELASTTGGARTMQALRLERRRLDACHHAIEECRRTRLRTLSLRSVLFPAVDVSHVLPVTAVLLLGGALLMREPAAVTLGTVVTAALYLTQLSEPLNTILEQLERLQSSTASFARVEGLALTSKPAGDSPVPADDRIEVSGVRFAYDGGPDVLHGVDLLVRPGERLAIVGPSGAGKTTLGRLLAGMDAPKAGSVTVGGVPVADLGPAELRERVVLVTQEHHVFLGTIRENLRIAAPSATDDELRAALAAVGADWVGDLAGGLDTDLGHGAHRPDGAQAQQLALARVVLADPHTLILDEATALLDPRTARHTERALAAVLQGRTVIAIAHRLQTAHDADRVAVMQDGRLTELGTHDELVAAGGTYAALWHSWHGR
- the glgP gene encoding alpha-glucan family phosphorylase; translation: MRAIRRFTVRTVLPAELAALGELVHNLRWSWHPETMDLFAEVDADLWEQVGHDPVALLGAVTPARLSELAADRRFLRRLADAADDLREYITSPRWYQTLPEAARAIAYFSPEFGIAAALPQYSGGLGILAGDHLKAASDLGVPILAVGLLYRHGYFTQSLSPEGWQLEHYPSLDAGGLPLSLLKDAEGTPVKIRLALPDERVLHAQVWVAQVGRVPLLLLDSDVADNDAAARDVTDRLYGGGTDHRLMQELLLGVGGVRAIRAYCKITGHAEPEVFHTNEGHAGFLGLERIRELTEARMSFDEALEAVRAGTVFTTHTPVPAGIDRFPIDMIERHFGGANAWPTVPVERILALGAESDPGRFNMAVMGMRLAQRVNGVSQLHGEVSREMFKNLWPGFDLDEVPIGSITNGVHAPTWVGRELMELAGREVPSLLERARGWEAIQKISDTDIWEIRGVLRRRLVEGARERLRRSWRERGASDAELGWIDDALDPGVLTIGFARRVPSYKRLTLMLRDPERLTELLLDPDKPVQIVIAGKAHPADEGGKKLIQQIVKFADRADVRHRIVFLPDYDMALGQLMVQGCDVWLNNPLRPLEASGTSGMKSALNGGLNLSIRDGWWDEWYDGTNGWAIPTADGVSDPDRRDELEAAALYDLIEHEVSDRFYDRALDGLPRRWMEMVKHTLTSLGPKVLAGRMLRDYVVDLYNPAAASARALSADSYAPAKAFAAWRVRVTRAWPGVRVEHAEAAGVGDTPEVGAAIELHATIALGDLEPDDVLVEAAYGKVGPHDELVHPSYTKLTVRSVDDDGRAHYTGTVPLDRTGAFGYTVRVVPSHPLLATPSELGLIAVPEEPAGMTNGTLR
- a CDS encoding N-acetylmuramoyl-L-alanine amidase, with product MRRLLAISLVAVLPLSNISAAHAQQPADRQQAFAAAAAEFQVPESVLLGVSYLESRWDAHAGQPSSDAGFGPMHLTDAAAYTGGNHHDEGEEDARGDDSRPLPAPAEQPAPADLPASLRTMERAAALTGESHERLRTDDAANIRGGAALLADYQKALGAPLSDDPGEWYGAVARYSGAEEAGAAKFFADEVFSVIEQGVTRTTDDGEQVALRAVPGLEKIEKWLEKLGLRPTRPDGVECPASVSCEWIPAAYQELPDDDYGHYDLANRPFSQKVDYIIIHDMEGYFLPSIRLNQDPNYGASWHYSLRSSDGHIAQHIKTKDVGWQAGNWYINAKSIGLEHEGFLAEGGTWYTEAMYRSSARLVRYLALKHAVPLDRAHILGHDNVPGTLPTTVRGMHEDPGPFWDWAHYFQLMGAPLHGFGSPRSGSVMIKPDFATNKPYFYGCDRKNPSAACPPLPASTVWLRTEPRADAPLVKDIGKHPTGESLYSVYDHSARATTGQRFAVAERQGDWTAIWYLGQKAWFHNPASAPTAVPSMGLVVTPKPGKATVPVYGRAYPEQEAYPEGIPYQAVTPLQYTFSAGEKYTLAGPAATEYYRAVTFDLEDHKVVRGKTKYLEIQFGHRVMFVKADDVQVTFSG
- a CDS encoding MurR/RpiR family transcriptional regulator; protein product: MVDDSGLRADTLVATVRGVLPSLTPAAQTVARLILEDPATVARSTITELSAASGTSEATIVRTARLLGFAGYPQLRLALAAAAAQPDRLVPGDLAPDDPLSEVIQKVARAESEAINDTVAQLTSERLGLVVDAIVGARRIDAFGVGASGLVAEDVAQKLLRIGLSSHAFQDAHLALTSAVLLREGDVAIGISTSGETPDVIEPLSRAKEAGATTVAITNNPRSTIAELAEHVLISAGRETEFRPGALASRISQLLVVDCVFVGVAQRTFDSSQEALASTRRAVKEFTRRTSPARRQP